The Sphaerospermopsis torques-reginae ITEP-024 genome has a window encoding:
- a CDS encoding GTPase family protein has translation MTDSQEINKALDRNEFLVTELLKYIGKLPNILGMKSDIQEKLENLRSAIQGMRPPRVMVIGRCKSGKSSLINAICGLKVAEVSDIKPETGMAEWKKYYHNGSDLIRILDTRGLQELEAPRQFDSAKNPYESIIEAVKKECPDIILFLCKATEVYSASQEDLNKCELIIREINKIHHQNNLPIIGVLTKCDELAPPKEPLPTDNERKKRNLQEQVTNFSVFLNQRSGLSPYVKEVVPTVAYAEYEDGKNGLILPDQDYRWNITELVETMIKHTPKERHASLSRMAHLKGFQLKNARTVVTACTAVSGFVSANPIPGAAIPIVAVIQTFMVMYVGWLSGREFSQQTVQDFLVTGGVGAGANLGMIGLADIALKVIPGWGSLLAASAGAIATQGLGDTAIAYFLNNGKTP, from the coding sequence ATGACTGATTCTCAGGAAATAAATAAAGCATTGGATCGTAACGAATTTCTAGTAACAGAACTCTTGAAATATATTGGCAAACTACCAAACATTTTGGGAATGAAAAGCGATATTCAAGAAAAATTAGAAAATTTACGTTCTGCGATTCAAGGAATGCGTCCACCACGAGTTATGGTAATTGGACGCTGTAAATCTGGTAAATCATCTTTAATTAATGCCATTTGTGGTTTAAAGGTTGCAGAAGTCAGTGATATAAAACCAGAAACAGGTATGGCTGAATGGAAGAAATACTACCACAATGGAAGTGATTTAATCCGTATTTTAGATACAAGAGGTTTACAGGAATTAGAAGCACCAAGACAATTCGATTCAGCCAAAAACCCTTATGAAAGTATTATCGAAGCTGTTAAGAAAGAATGTCCAGATATCATTCTATTCTTATGTAAAGCAACTGAAGTTTATAGTGCTAGTCAAGAAGACCTCAACAAATGTGAATTAATCATCAGAGAAATCAATAAGATACATCATCAAAATAACTTACCTATTATTGGAGTTTTAACTAAGTGTGATGAATTAGCACCTCCGAAAGAGCCTTTACCAACTGATAATGAAAGGAAAAAACGCAATCTTCAGGAACAAGTTACAAATTTTTCAGTTTTTCTAAACCAAAGATCAGGGTTAAGCCCGTATGTAAAAGAGGTTGTTCCGACTGTCGCATACGCTGAGTATGAAGATGGAAAAAACGGTTTAATTCTTCCTGATCAAGACTATCGGTGGAATATTACTGAATTAGTGGAAACAATGATTAAGCATACACCAAAAGAGCGGCACGCCTCTTTGTCCCGAATGGCGCACCTTAAAGGGTTTCAACTCAAAAATGCGAGAACAGTTGTTACAGCTTGTACTGCTGTCTCTGGTTTTGTTTCTGCTAACCCAATTCCAGGTGCAGCAATACCAATAGTTGCTGTTATTCAAACTTTTATGGTGATGTATGTTGGTTGGCTTAGTGGTAGGGAATTTTCACAACAAACTGTTCAAGACTTTCTTGTAACAGGAGGTGTAGGTGCAGGTGCAAATCTTGGTATGATTGGCCTTGCTGATATTGCCTTAAAGGTTATACCTGGTTGGGGTAGCTTGCTGGCTGCGAGTGCTGGGGCGATCGCTACACAAGGTTTAGGAGATACAGCGATCGCGTATTTTCTTAACAATGGTAAAACTCCGTAG
- a CDS encoding GxxExxY protein yields the protein MNTPNNKNLDEITYIINGCAMKIHRTLGNGFQEVIYQRCMEIELQKSGLGFGREIEQVIYYEGIEVGTRRADFIVENQVVVELKAIINLEDVHLAQAKNYLVAYNFPVGLLINFGALKLEYRKVFNSRYQG from the coding sequence ATGAACACACCCAATAATAAAAACTTAGATGAAATCACATATATAATTAATGGGTGTGCAATGAAAATACACCGAACTTTGGGAAATGGTTTTCAGGAGGTTATTTATCAAAGATGTATGGAAATTGAATTGCAAAAATCAGGTTTAGGTTTTGGAAGGGAGATAGAACAAGTAATTTATTATGAAGGTATTGAAGTAGGAACACGAAGAGCAGATTTTATAGTTGAAAATCAGGTTGTTGTGGAGTTGAAAGCGATAATTAATTTAGAAGATGTCCATTTAGCGCAAGCGAAAAATTATTTGGTTGCTTATAATTTTCCTGTGGGGTTGTTGATTAATTTTGGTGCGTTGAAGTTGGAATATAGGAAGGTTTTTAATTCTAGATATCAGGGTTAA